The Methanobrevibacter ruminantium DNA window ATCATATTTGCTTGCTGTAATGGGCATGGGCATTTATGGACTTTTAATCGTTCTAGCGCTTGTGGCTTACTATACACTTAGGTAAAATTTAATCTAATTATTTATTATTCAGTTGAAATTTGAAAGTTATTGGTCTTTATTAAAGACTTGAAATATGTAATTTGTGGTGAAATTAATGGCAATCGGTAGAAGATCTAGGAATTCTAGAAATCAGCAAAACAAGAATGTATTGAAAACTAGAGCTCCTAACAATTCTAGAAACTCCAGAGGCTCAAGACAAGCTGGCAGAGCCAGTTCAAGACAGTCAAGCAGAGCTAGACAATCCAATAATTCATTAAGCTCTATTTGGTCTAAGAGTGCTATGCCAAAAAAGCCTAGAAGCCCTAGGCAAATACTCATATTTATAATAATCCTAATAGCTTTCATTTGCGGTTTGTCTTTAGGAATTTCAATGATTATGGGTATTGGCAGTGAACCAAGTTCTGGAGAAGTGCAGTATATGAATGTAACTGACAATATAACTGTCTATGAAAACAGCAGTTACGACTTGCATGATGAAAACGGCACACAAATTTCATATTATGATTTCCATGAAAATGTTACCGAAGGTCAGGATATCGATGCATTCAATGCTTCGAATACGACTGCTATTTATTAATTAGAGAGTTCTTTCTCTATTTTTTTCTAATTTTTTATTTTTAATTTTTTTTTTAAATCATTTATGAATATTTATTTTTTTATTAATTCCAAAAGGAGATATCATGTCTAAGATTAACGTTATTGAAGGAGGAATATGTGCTGTAGAAGGCGTTAGGGCAGCAGGAAGCCGTGAAGGTAAATACGGCCTTACAGTTATTGAATCAAAGGATAGTGCTGCTTCTGCAGTTTTTACATCAAACAATGTTGTGGCTGCACCTATCATTCATACCAAGGAAATGATTAAAGGCGGAAAAATATCATTGGTAGTTGTAAACAGTGGAAATGCAAACTGCTTTACAGGTCAAGATGGAATAGATGATTGTGATAGGACCATTGCATTCGCATCTAAAATCACCAATATCCCATCAAGTGAAATAGCTACTGCATCAACTGGTGTGATAGGCAGAAAAATGCCTATGGACATTATTTTGCCTTTGGTTGAAGAGTCAATTTCCAAATTGGAACACAGTGCAGAAAGCTCAACAGATGCTGCAAAGTCCATAATGACCACTGACACTTATCATAAAGAGTTTGCTGTAGAGACAACTATTGATGGTGAAAAGGTAAGAATCGGTGGAATAACCAAGGGTGTGGGAATGATTGCACCTAATATGGGAACCATGCTATGTTTCTTGGCAACTGATGCTGTAATCTCCTCTGAAATGATTAATAAGGCATTGAAATCTGCTGTAAACAGAAGCTTCAACATGATTGTCGTTGATGGAGACCAAAGTACAAATGACACTGCAATATTGATGGCAAATGGAAAGTCTGGTGTTGAAGTTGCTAAAGACGGTGAAATCAATGAAGACTTCCAGGAAGCTTTGGATTTCATCTGCATAAGCTTAGCTAAAATGATGGCTCGTGACGGTGAAGGGGCAACTAAGTTCATTGAATGCAAGGTAAATGGTGCTAAGGATGAAAATGATGCGATATTGGCTTCAAAATCTGTAATCAGTTCTTCACTAGTAAAATCAGCTATCTTTGGTGGAGATCCTAATTGGGGTAGAATCGTAGCTGCTGTAGGATATTCTGGTTGTGAAATGAATCAGGACATGATTTCCGTTTCTGTAAATTCAGATGATGGTCAGGAAGCAATTTTAGTTGATAAGGGTAAAATCCTTGCATTTGAAGGAACAGATGAACTTAATTCAGCAGAAGAGATTATGCAGGAAAAGACAGTGAACATAGTTGTTGATTTGTATCAGGGTGATGCAAGTGCAACCGCTTGGGGTTGTGACCTTACATATGATTATGTAAAGATCAATGCTGAGTATACAACTTAATCTTTTTCTATTTTAACTTTTCTCTTTTTTTTACTTTTTTTAAATTTTTTCACTATTTTTCCATTATTCTTTTATTATTTTTTAATAATTTTTAAAATTTAATTATAATTTTTTCAAATATCATATATTCTATTCTTAAATCTCATTTATAGGATTTTTAGCAATATTTTACTAATTTTTAGGGGTAAAGTTTATATGTATTGAAAATAAATATTTTATTAAGTTTTATTATTAAAGCTATTTTTATAAAGAATTTTATCATATTTCAATATGAAAAATTTATTTTTATTTATTTTAGATTAATCTTATGATTATCTTATCATCAAAATTAAAGGAGGATATATGATGGCAAAAGTAAAAGGTACCAACAAAAGAACCAGACCTAAAAGATCTTACAAAAAGCCTGGTAGTAAAAAAGGTAGAGGAGTAAGACAAACTTGGAAAAAATAATTTTCCAACTTGCTTTTTCTAGCTTTTAATTTTTATAATTATATTGATTTATATCAAAATATCAAATTTTATTTACAAAGTATATTTCTAAAAAAAGGGAATTATTCCTTTTAAAATGTTTTTATAAGGTTTTAGGGTTTTAAGTGAAATGAATTATTTTTGGTGTTTATATGGCTGATGAAGACAATGCACAAAAGAAAAAATCTAGAAAACCTTCTAAAAAATTACTCTATTTTTTAATCATTCTTATTGTCATATTGGCAGAGGGTTTCGTTCTTTGCTATGATTATGCAACAAATGATGACAGTTTCCTAAAGGAGCTTTCACAAGATTATCCTGTTTTAGACGGGGTTTTGAAGTATATTCCAACTGACTTAATCAGTTCATTCACAGAAGGTTCTGCAGACAAGCCAATTAAGGAAATAGGCAAGAACAGCATAGGAACCGTAACTGTAGAAGGGCCTTATGGAAATGCAAATTCATCTGTTAAGGTTGCATACATTTTAGGACAGCATCCACGTGAATACAATGCACATGATGCCATTTATGACAGTCTCATGAGCAATTCCGACCACTTGAATTATTCATATTACATTTATAGGATTAATGTAACTGCAGAAAGTGATGATTTTGAAGAAAGCAGAATGAATGGACAATTGCTTGCACAGGATTATGTAGTCAGTGATGTAATCAAAAACAATTACGACTTAGCTATTGACATTCACTCATCAAATGGTGGATATGTGCAGGATCCTTATATATTTGCGCCTCGTTCAAATGACACTGTAGCTTATGATGCAGCGAATAATGTGACAAAGGCGTTAAGTTATGTTATTTATTATGAGCCTGCAAGCTATTCAAGCCCACAGTACTCTACAATTCCAATAGATGATGGTGGAGTTCCAGCTATTGTATTTGAAATGCGTGGAAACCCAGATCACAGTTTGGAAACCGAAGCAAATCAATTTATTCATGTGATTGATAAATTGATTTTATAATCCTTTTTTATTTTATTAAATTTTCAAACTTTTTTGTATTGTTTAAAATAGTAATTTTTTTAATTTCATTATTATTTTTTTCAAAATAATACTTAATTCATTCAATTTTTTCATAATCTTTATATATAACTTAATATTTAATTATATCATATATGTAACGGGGTTTAATATGTTTTTAAGGTTAGGCTTTTTTTTGATGTTATTGGAATATAA harbors:
- the argJ gene encoding bifunctional ornithine acetyltransferase/N-acetylglutamate synthase, with translation MSKINVIEGGICAVEGVRAAGSREGKYGLTVIESKDSAASAVFTSNNVVAAPIIHTKEMIKGGKISLVVVNSGNANCFTGQDGIDDCDRTIAFASKITNIPSSEIATASTGVIGRKMPMDIILPLVEESISKLEHSAESSTDAAKSIMTTDTYHKEFAVETTIDGEKVRIGGITKGVGMIAPNMGTMLCFLATDAVISSEMINKALKSAVNRSFNMIVVDGDQSTNDTAILMANGKSGVEVAKDGEINEDFQEALDFICISLAKMMARDGEGATKFIECKVNGAKDENDAILASKSVISSSLVKSAIFGGDPNWGRIVAAVGYSGCEMNQDMISVSVNSDDGQEAILVDKGKILAFEGTDELNSAEEIMQEKTVNIVVDLYQGDASATAWGCDLTYDYVKINAEYTT